A single genomic interval of Saccharospirillum mangrovi harbors:
- a CDS encoding TonB-dependent siderophore receptor codes for MHAQAPFRLLPLIAAMAAAPLVMAETTETAESSTLNEVVIYGETYRNTATKSALDPQETPQGITVLDREALEMRDADSVASALRYAPGVNTELRGGAVSRMDLFNIRGFINYQNYYDGLQLLYNDWNLQPQVDLAAVEQVEVFKGPTSTLYGGMPPGGMVNLIGKQPSDDSEHQLSVATGSHHLVEGEVSSQGQIGASDFSYSLTGLARQKDGQAETSEEERYLIAPSVDWQASDNTLINVNLYYQNDPQMGIYSTVPAKGAFLDNPNGELPVDAYAGDINWETYEREVTMAGYKVNHEFGHGLTFLHNFRYTDATAYQENTYSTALAGDDRTLSRRAYLTDEATQGLAVDNQLSALFDTGPVEHSLLFGVDYLQLSSNIRYEDAAAPTIDLYDPDHDQIDPDSLDFAASGYSSDFDITKRQLGLYLQDQVRWDHLVVIGGVRYDDYEGTEEGRKYGAAVDAKLAQTNLSKRVGALYELGDFSPFVSYADSFEPVTGSDKDGNEFEPSTAVQWEAGVKFASADNATTANLSVYRINKTNVPTADPDGTAYDEIQAGEVRSQGVEFDLNIQPLAGLLVTLNYTFQDVEVTEDNSGLEGKTPVWVPEHLLSVWADYQFTQGALAGLNPGVGVRYIGEAQLDEENSDTVPSATLIDLSLGYDLGQRVSMLNGTQLGVSVNNLLDERYYSCFDADNCWFGAERTVEASVSYTF; via the coding sequence ATGCACGCCCAAGCCCCATTTCGTCTGTTGCCACTGATCGCGGCCATGGCCGCCGCACCCCTGGTTATGGCTGAGACCACCGAAACAGCCGAGTCATCGACGCTGAACGAAGTCGTGATCTACGGCGAAACCTATCGCAACACTGCCACCAAATCCGCACTGGACCCCCAGGAAACGCCGCAGGGCATTACCGTGCTGGACCGTGAAGCGCTGGAAATGCGCGACGCCGATTCCGTCGCCAGCGCCTTGCGTTACGCCCCCGGTGTGAACACCGAATTGCGCGGCGGCGCCGTCAGCCGGATGGACTTGTTCAACATTCGCGGCTTCATCAATTACCAGAATTACTACGACGGCCTGCAACTGCTGTACAACGATTGGAACCTGCAACCGCAGGTCGATCTGGCCGCCGTTGAACAGGTCGAAGTCTTCAAAGGCCCAACGTCCACGCTGTACGGCGGTATGCCGCCTGGTGGCATGGTGAACCTCATCGGCAAGCAGCCGTCTGACGACAGCGAACACCAACTGTCGGTAGCGACCGGCAGCCACCATCTGGTGGAAGGCGAGGTGTCCAGCCAGGGCCAGATTGGCGCGTCGGACTTCTCCTACAGCCTGACCGGCCTTGCCCGGCAAAAAGATGGACAAGCAGAAACCTCGGAAGAAGAGCGTTACCTGATCGCGCCCTCGGTCGATTGGCAAGCCAGCGACAACACCCTGATCAACGTCAACCTCTACTACCAGAACGACCCGCAGATGGGCATTTACAGCACCGTGCCGGCCAAAGGCGCGTTTCTGGACAACCCGAACGGCGAGCTGCCGGTCGATGCCTATGCCGGCGACATCAACTGGGAAACCTACGAACGCGAAGTCACCATGGCCGGCTATAAAGTGAACCACGAGTTCGGCCACGGCCTGACTTTCCTGCACAACTTCCGCTACACCGACGCCACGGCCTATCAGGAAAACACCTACAGCACGGCCTTGGCCGGCGACGATCGCACGCTGAGCCGTCGTGCCTATTTAACCGACGAAGCCACCCAAGGCCTGGCGGTCGATAACCAACTGTCGGCGCTGTTCGATACCGGGCCGGTCGAACACAGCCTGTTGTTCGGTGTGGATTATCTGCAACTCAGCTCCAACATCCGCTACGAAGACGCCGCCGCCCCAACCATTGATCTGTACGATCCGGACCACGACCAGATCGACCCCGACAGCCTCGACTTCGCCGCCTCCGGGTACAGCAGCGACTTCGACATCACCAAGCGGCAATTGGGCCTCTACCTGCAAGATCAGGTTCGTTGGGACCATCTGGTGGTCATCGGCGGCGTGCGGTACGACGACTACGAAGGCACCGAAGAAGGCCGCAAATACGGCGCCGCTGTCGATGCCAAACTGGCGCAAACCAACCTCTCCAAACGGGTCGGCGCCTTATACGAACTGGGCGATTTTTCACCTTTTGTCAGCTACGCCGACAGCTTCGAACCCGTCACCGGCTCCGACAAAGACGGCAACGAATTCGAACCCTCAACCGCTGTGCAATGGGAAGCCGGGGTGAAATTTGCGTCGGCGGACAACGCCACGACCGCCAACCTCTCCGTGTATCGCATCAACAAAACCAACGTCCCGACCGCCGACCCGGACGGCACCGCCTACGACGAAATCCAGGCCGGTGAAGTGCGTTCACAAGGCGTAGAGTTCGATCTCAACATCCAACCGCTGGCAGGCCTGCTGGTCACGCTGAACTACACCTTCCAGGACGTGGAAGTCACCGAAGATAACAGCGGCCTGGAAGGCAAAACGCCGGTCTGGGTACCGGAACACCTGCTGTCGGTATGGGCGGACTATCAATTCACCCAAGGCGCGCTGGCCGGCCTGAACCCCGGTGTGGGCGTGCGCTACATCGGCGAAGCGCAACTGGACGAAGAAAACAGCGACACCGTGCCCTCGGCCACGCTGATCGACCTGAGCCTGGGCTACGACCTCGGCCAGCGAGTGTCCATGCTGAACGGCACCCAACTGGGCGTATCGGTAAACAACCTGCTGGATGAGCGCTATTACTCCTGCTTCGACGCCGACAACTGCTGGTTCGGCGCCGAGCGCACCGTGGAAGCGAGCGTTTCCTACACCTTTTAA
- a CDS encoding helix-turn-helix domain-containing protein has protein sequence MNAEVNRPNRRLRAILAYIHRHLETPLNVESLAQQAGWSRWQFQRVFGAQTGLSVAQYVRELRLSRAAEALLTSTRRQLDIALECGFDSEISFNRAFKQVFGCTPGDYRRRGERNGLKTPIRLGEVPLPPEELNPRLLQIRVETRAEMHLVGLCDSIDGLFSPQPNFADRVPALWHRFMATLPLSECTGPLYGVLEVHRSTNNGHSFPYWAATQYQGESALPEGVEPLTVPAQQYAAIPFHGPIQALDKTLAWFLQHWLPGSGYRALYGVDLEVYQPELNLNRDDTAMEYWVPIEPDVD, from the coding sequence TTGAATGCCGAGGTCAACCGTCCCAATCGTCGTCTGCGAGCCATCCTGGCTTACATTCATCGACACCTCGAAACGCCGCTCAATGTCGAATCGCTGGCACAACAGGCGGGTTGGTCGCGGTGGCAATTTCAGCGCGTGTTCGGCGCGCAGACGGGCTTGTCGGTGGCGCAGTACGTGCGCGAATTACGCTTGAGCCGGGCGGCCGAAGCCTTGCTGACCAGCACGCGCCGCCAACTCGACATCGCCCTGGAATGCGGTTTCGATTCCGAAATCAGTTTCAACCGGGCGTTCAAGCAAGTGTTCGGATGCACACCGGGCGATTACCGCCGACGCGGCGAGCGCAACGGATTAAAAACGCCCATCCGCCTGGGCGAAGTGCCATTGCCACCGGAAGAATTAAACCCGCGCCTGTTGCAGATTCGAGTGGAAACCCGAGCGGAAATGCATCTGGTCGGCCTATGCGACAGCATCGACGGCCTGTTCTCGCCACAACCGAATTTCGCCGACCGCGTTCCTGCCTTGTGGCATCGGTTTATGGCGACCCTGCCATTGAGCGAATGCACCGGGCCACTGTATGGCGTGCTGGAAGTGCACCGTTCGACCAACAACGGCCACAGCTTTCCTTATTGGGCCGCAACGCAATATCAGGGCGAGAGTGCCTTGCCCGAAGGCGTGGAACCATTAACGGTACCGGCGCAACAGTACGCCGCCATTCCGTTTCACGGCCCCATTCAAGCGCTGGATAAAACCCTGGCCTGGTTTCTTCAGCACTGGTTGCCGGGTTCGGGCTATCGCGCATTGTATGGCGTCGATCTCGAGGTGTATCAGCCGGAACTGAATCTGAACCGCGACGACACCGCCATGGAATATTGGGTGCCGATTGAGCCCGATGTCGATTAA
- a CDS encoding multidrug effflux MFS transporter has protein sequence MKTTLQFAVLMAATMAMGPFAIDVYLPAFPVISADLGVAESQVALTLSLFIFGLAFGQIVGGPLSDRYGRAPVLLTGLFIYAATALMVAASQNLSWMISWRVIMAFGSGWIMVSVPALVRDNAHGKEAARLFSLIALIMFIAPALAPSLGSLLLWLGDWSLIFWFIAAYCILVGVLLWFKLLRHLPKRDSKHEPVAKLLTNYVQVLLHPIAWKHIVIQALGFSVLMLFVTHASFMYQGWFGLNNAQFSAAFATGVGLMGVMGIINRRLLLTYTPVQLLKIAVGLQLAALVVMNILLAFNSTSLWSFLPMMVIVGGTVGAIAPNNQAAYLEYFSQLSGTASALIGALQFIVSGTITTLSTLLVDGSITRITLAMLLICVPTCLATLSLPRAETAPQSPPA, from the coding sequence ATGAAAACAACGTTGCAATTCGCCGTCCTGATGGCGGCTACCATGGCGATGGGTCCGTTCGCCATTGACGTTTATTTGCCTGCATTTCCGGTTATCTCGGCTGACTTAGGGGTCGCAGAATCCCAAGTCGCACTGACGCTCAGTCTGTTCATTTTTGGTCTGGCTTTTGGCCAGATTGTTGGCGGCCCACTGTCGGACCGCTACGGCCGCGCGCCGGTTTTGCTGACCGGTCTGTTCATCTACGCCGCCACCGCCCTGATGGTGGCCGCCAGCCAGAACCTCAGCTGGATGATCAGCTGGCGTGTGATCATGGCGTTCGGTTCGGGCTGGATCATGGTCAGCGTGCCAGCGCTGGTGCGCGACAACGCCCATGGTAAAGAAGCCGCGCGGCTGTTTTCGCTGATTGCGCTAATTATGTTTATCGCCCCGGCATTGGCACCCAGCCTCGGCTCGCTGTTGCTCTGGCTCGGTGACTGGTCGCTGATTTTCTGGTTCATCGCCGCTTACTGCATTCTTGTCGGCGTGTTGCTGTGGTTCAAATTGCTGCGCCATCTGCCCAAGCGCGACAGCAAACACGAGCCGGTCGCCAAACTGCTGACCAACTACGTGCAAGTGCTGCTGCATCCCATCGCCTGGAAACACATTGTCATTCAGGCGCTGGGGTTCAGCGTGTTGATGCTGTTCGTCACGCACGCTTCTTTTATGTATCAAGGCTGGTTTGGTTTGAACAACGCCCAGTTCTCGGCGGCCTTTGCCACCGGCGTGGGTTTGATGGGCGTAATGGGCATCATCAACCGCCGGCTGTTGCTGACCTACACACCAGTCCAATTGCTGAAAATCGCCGTCGGTCTGCAATTGGCCGCCTTGGTGGTGATGAACATTCTGCTCGCGTTTAACAGCACCAGCCTGTGGTCGTTTTTGCCGATGATGGTGATTGTCGGCGGTACCGTGGGTGCCATCGCACCGAACAACCAGGCCGCTTATCTGGAATATTTCAGCCAGCTCAGCGGCACCGCCAGTGCGTTAATTGGCGCGTTGCAGTTTATTGTGTCCGGCACCATCACCACGCTATCGACCTTGTTAGTGGATGGTTCCATTACCCGCATTACGCTGGCGATGTTACTGATCTGCGTGCCGACGTGTCTGGCGACTTTGAGCCTGCCGCGTGCGGAAACTGCACCGCAATCACCACCGGCCTGA
- a CDS encoding aminotransferase class V-fold PLP-dependent enzyme — protein sequence MTLALKSPTDRWQRLRQQTIPLPDGRLYADWTASGRLYRPIEERLLEVAGPWMANTHSEASLSGRTMTAALEQAREQVRRGVGANADDVVLFCGDGMTGAAAKLGRLLGLWAHERHRPMLRAPQAQRPLIYVTHMEHHSNQTLWLESLAEVRIIPPDETGAVSLDWLQQDLAMLPASRPRFASITAASNVTGIAAPYRQIARLMHQAGGFCWVDFACAAPYVDIDMHPLDDEHLDAIYFSPHKFLGGPGASGVLVFNRKLYDNRVPDIVGGGTVVWTNPWGEHRFVESIERRESGGTPGILQGLKAGMAMQLKAEIGVDAMAQREAELNAYFIAGLERISGVRLLADQQRDRLSVFSLVIEGVHYSQAVRRLSHDYGIEARGGCSCAGTYGHYLLGIDRDASCQFSRRLENGDMDARPGWVRLSFHPMNDIADLDRVLNALAELAANPEQPAGVVKANVGGLWAPWL from the coding sequence ATGACCCTTGCTCTGAAATCCCCGACCGACCGCTGGCAGCGGTTGCGCCAACAGACCATTCCATTGCCGGATGGTCGCCTCTACGCCGACTGGACCGCCAGCGGCCGTTTGTATCGCCCCATCGAAGAACGACTGTTGGAGGTGGCCGGTCCCTGGATGGCGAACACCCACAGCGAAGCCAGCCTGAGTGGCCGCACCATGACAGCCGCGTTAGAGCAGGCGCGCGAGCAGGTGCGCCGTGGCGTCGGCGCCAATGCCGACGACGTGGTGTTGTTCTGCGGTGATGGCATGACCGGGGCCGCCGCCAAGCTCGGCCGGTTGCTTGGCTTGTGGGCACACGAACGGCATCGGCCAATGTTGCGCGCGCCGCAGGCACAGCGTCCGCTGATTTACGTGACGCACATGGAGCACCACTCGAATCAGACGCTGTGGCTGGAAAGTCTGGCAGAGGTACGCATCATCCCGCCGGATGAAACCGGCGCGGTATCGCTCGATTGGTTGCAGCAGGATCTGGCGATGTTGCCCGCGTCCCGGCCACGGTTTGCGTCGATCACTGCTGCCAGCAACGTTACCGGCATCGCAGCGCCGTATCGCCAGATAGCGCGGTTGATGCACCAGGCCGGCGGCTTTTGCTGGGTCGATTTTGCCTGCGCTGCGCCTTACGTCGACATCGATATGCACCCGCTGGACGACGAACATCTCGATGCCATTTATTTTTCGCCGCATAAATTTCTTGGCGGCCCCGGTGCCAGTGGCGTGCTGGTGTTCAACCGCAAGCTGTACGACAACCGCGTGCCTGACATCGTCGGTGGCGGCACAGTGGTGTGGACCAATCCCTGGGGCGAGCATCGTTTTGTCGAGTCGATTGAGCGCCGCGAAAGCGGTGGCACGCCGGGCATTTTGCAGGGGCTTAAAGCGGGCATGGCGATGCAATTGAAAGCGGAGATCGGTGTCGATGCGATGGCGCAACGCGAAGCGGAATTGAACGCTTATTTTATCGCAGGCCTGGAGCGGATTTCCGGTGTGCGTTTGCTGGCGGATCAACAGCGCGATCGATTATCGGTGTTTTCGCTGGTCATCGAGGGTGTGCATTATTCGCAGGCGGTGCGCCGCCTCAGTCACGATTACGGCATCGAAGCACGCGGCGGTTGCAGTTGCGCCGGCACCTACGGCCACTATTTATTAGGCATCGATCGCGACGCCAGTTGCCAGTTCAGCCGTCGTCTGGAAAACGGCGATATGGACGCACGCCCAGGTTGGGTGCGGCTGAGCTTTCATCCGATGAATGACATTGCAGATTTGGATCGCGTGCTGAACGCACTGGCCGAATTGGCCGCCAACCCGGAACAGCCGGCCGGCGTTGTGAAAGCCAATGTTGGTGGTTTGTGGGCGCCTTGGTTGTAA
- a CDS encoding Lrp/AsnC family transcriptional regulator — protein sequence MPDSTDLAILRLLQQDATLSVQAIAERIHLTTSPCWRRIQALEAAGFIRRRVALLNRQPLALGVDVFVFIRTNEHNDAWLDDFTNTVAQLPEIVEAYRMSGEVDYLLRVVVGDIADYDRFYKRLVSRIKLADVSSSFAMEQLKYTTELPI from the coding sequence ATGCCCGACAGTACCGATTTAGCGATACTTCGTTTGCTTCAGCAAGACGCCACACTCTCGGTCCAGGCCATTGCCGAACGCATTCACCTGACCACCAGCCCATGCTGGCGACGCATTCAGGCGCTCGAAGCGGCGGGTTTTATTCGTCGTCGGGTGGCGCTGCTGAATCGACAACCGCTGGCGTTGGGTGTCGATGTGTTCGTCTTCATTCGCACCAACGAACACAACGACGCCTGGCTGGACGATTTCACCAATACCGTGGCGCAATTGCCGGAAATTGTGGAAGCGTATCGGATGAGCGGCGAAGTGGATTATCTGCTGCGCGTCGTCGTCGGCGACATTGCCGACTACGACCGTTTCTACAAACGGCTGGTCAGCCGCATCAAATTAGCCGATGTGAGTTCCAGCTTCGCCATGGAGCAATTGAAATACACCACGGAACTTCCTATCTGA
- a CDS encoding methyl-accepting chemotaxis protein: MFENLKTRTRLNLGFGTVTAGLVLVALISLLIIWRFNLQVRLITNEYAPAQGFLLNADRDLQQALVAERSLLVTEPGSAIFEEQKVAHAENIQQAHDRVLLYAGLVDSERSNGLVAQYLMLEKAWQDSTMALINRIENSASDLERNRLADMSLSEIDAEFNTMRGVIDEIGNELTALLQQESVDAESIYRISLAILAVISLLMVAIALIFSITISRSIFSELGGEPKTAAEISRHIAEGHLDVPINLKDGDDSSILAALQIVRSRINDLIKDMNRMSHAHAQGQIDVVIDANKFGGAYRTMAEGLNQMVQGHIVDQRTALDCIEAFGAGKMDAPLAPFPGKKVFINTTIEKVRSNFQALIDDTNKLVDAAVDGELNVRADESVHQGDFRKIVAGLNSVMNAFAEPIDEITTIMQALEKGDLTQSLQNGHYRGRIKDLQTSINATLAQLNKTIQEVLQSAGTLGSAASGLNSTSRRLNQATLDQAANVEETSASIEEMSASIDRNAKNAKSTESIAQQLTVDAEKGSEAVERTITAMKKIAEKIGIIDNIAYQTNLLALNATVEATKAGNHGRGFAVVAAEVRRLAEQSQGASQEIGQAAKHSVELSESAGKLFADIVPTIQKTFELVREVSVASAEQTSATSQINAAMEQLNTITQSNADSAENLTASADELSDQANHLRTLMAFFRTQSALPGR, translated from the coding sequence ATGTTTGAAAATTTGAAAACCCGCACTCGTTTAAATCTTGGTTTTGGTACCGTGACGGCCGGTCTCGTGCTGGTTGCGCTCATCAGTTTATTAATTATTTGGCGATTCAATCTGCAAGTAAGGTTGATCACCAACGAATATGCACCGGCGCAAGGCTTCCTGCTGAATGCCGATCGCGATTTGCAACAGGCGTTGGTGGCCGAACGATCCTTGTTGGTCACCGAACCGGGCAGCGCGATTTTTGAAGAACAAAAAGTGGCTCACGCCGAAAACATTCAACAAGCGCATGATCGCGTTTTGCTTTATGCCGGCTTAGTGGACTCTGAACGTTCCAACGGATTAGTGGCGCAATATCTGATGCTGGAAAAAGCTTGGCAAGACAGCACGATGGCGCTCATCAATCGCATCGAAAACTCGGCATCGGACCTGGAAAGAAATCGACTGGCTGACATGAGCCTGTCGGAAATTGACGCTGAATTTAACACCATGCGTGGCGTTATCGATGAGATCGGCAATGAGCTGACGGCACTGCTGCAACAGGAATCGGTCGACGCCGAATCCATCTATCGTATTTCGCTGGCAATTTTGGCAGTCATCAGCCTGTTGATGGTGGCGATTGCACTGATCTTTTCCATCACCATCAGCCGCAGTATTTTCTCGGAATTGGGCGGTGAACCCAAAACCGCCGCCGAAATTTCCCGACACATTGCCGAAGGCCATCTCGACGTTCCGATCAACCTCAAAGACGGCGACGACTCCAGCATTCTGGCAGCGCTCCAGATCGTGCGCAGTCGCATTAATGATCTGATCAAAGACATGAACCGGATGTCGCACGCCCACGCTCAAGGCCAGATCGATGTTGTTATTGACGCCAATAAATTCGGCGGCGCCTATCGCACCATGGCCGAAGGTTTGAACCAGATGGTGCAAGGGCACATTGTCGATCAACGCACCGCGCTGGATTGCATTGAAGCTTTCGGTGCCGGAAAAATGGACGCGCCACTGGCGCCCTTCCCCGGCAAAAAAGTATTCATCAATACAACGATTGAGAAAGTACGCAGCAACTTCCAAGCGCTGATTGACGACACCAACAAACTGGTCGATGCCGCTGTCGATGGCGAGCTGAATGTCCGCGCCGATGAAAGCGTTCATCAAGGCGATTTCCGCAAAATCGTCGCCGGCCTCAACAGCGTGATGAACGCCTTTGCCGAACCCATCGATGAAATCACCACCATCATGCAGGCGCTGGAAAAAGGCGATCTGACTCAGTCGCTGCAAAATGGACATTATCGCGGACGCATCAAGGATTTGCAGACCTCAATCAACGCAACGCTGGCGCAACTGAACAAAACCATTCAGGAGGTGTTGCAATCGGCCGGCACACTTGGCAGCGCTGCGTCAGGCCTGAATTCAACCTCGCGCAGATTGAATCAAGCCACACTCGACCAGGCGGCCAACGTGGAAGAAACCTCAGCCTCGATTGAGGAAATGTCAGCGTCGATTGACCGCAACGCCAAGAACGCCAAATCCACCGAAAGCATTGCCCAGCAATTAACGGTGGATGCGGAAAAAGGCAGCGAAGCCGTCGAGCGAACCATAACGGCGATGAAAAAAATCGCCGAGAAAATCGGCATCATCGACAACATTGCCTACCAGACCAATTTGCTGGCGTTAAACGCCACGGTGGAAGCCACCAAGGCGGGCAATCACGGTCGCGGTTTTGCGGTGGTGGCAGCCGAAGTGCGTCGCCTGGCGGAACAAAGCCAGGGCGCGTCACAGGAAATCGGGCAGGCGGCGAAACACAGCGTGGAGCTGTCGGAAAGCGCCGGAAAACTCTTTGCCGACATCGTGCCGACCATTCAGAAAACCTTCGAATTGGTTAGAGAAGTGTCGGTCGCATCGGCCGAGCAAACCAGCGCCACCAGCCAGATTAATGCCGCTATGGAGCAGCTGAATACCATCACGCAATCAAACGCCGACTCAGCGGAAAACCTGACGGCGTCGGCGGATGAATTAAGCGACCAAGCCAATCACCTGCGTACTTTGATGGCGTTTTTCCGCACGCAAAGCGCCTTGCCGGGACGTTAG
- a CDS encoding NAD(P)H-dependent oxidoreductase has protein sequence MTHIGIVYFSAGRSLELLANDLAGGVESVQNCQAILLPVEGRHILEGRYKNEALFEQLDAVDGIAFGSPTYMGGPAAQFKAFADATSGERYTEQRWAGKVAAGFTVGGSENGDQSATLGYFNILASQLGMVWVNLAVASKYNAAGLNRLGSQQGVVAQADAGQVHPDDRATAHYLGAHLSQLAQRLTSTADVTTPNAARFPAALT, from the coding sequence ATGACTCACATCGGCATCGTTTATTTTTCGGCCGGTCGTTCGCTGGAACTGTTGGCGAATGATCTGGCTGGCGGCGTCGAAAGCGTCCAGAATTGCCAGGCGATTTTGCTGCCGGTTGAAGGCCGGCACATCCTTGAAGGTCGCTATAAAAATGAAGCGTTATTTGAACAGCTCGATGCCGTTGATGGCATTGCCTTTGGTTCGCCCACCTACATGGGCGGGCCGGCTGCTCAGTTCAAAGCCTTTGCCGATGCCACCTCCGGCGAGCGCTACACCGAACAACGCTGGGCCGGAAAAGTGGCCGCAGGTTTTACCGTCGGTGGCAGCGAAAACGGCGATCAATCTGCAACTCTGGGTTACTTCAATATTCTCGCCAGCCAGTTGGGTATGGTGTGGGTGAACTTGGCGGTTGCCAGTAAATACAACGCGGCCGGGTTGAATCGTCTGGGGTCACAACAAGGTGTTGTCGCGCAGGCGGACGCCGGGCAGGTGCATCCGGACGATCGCGCCACGGCGCATTATCTGGGTGCACATCTGAGTCAGTTGGCGCAGCGTTTAACATCGACAGCCGATGTCACAACCCCAAACGCTGCGCGCTTTCCTGCTGCTTTAACCTAA
- a CDS encoding superoxide dismutase, producing the protein MSFTLPELPYAKNALEPHISQETLEYHHGKHHNTYVTKLNGMVPGTEFEGKTLEEIIKTSSGGVFNNAAQIWNHTFYWHCLSPNGGGAPTGAVADAINGKWGSFEAFQKEFDEKAAGNFGSGWTWLVKNADGSVEIVNTDDAQTPMTKGQVALLTVDVWEHAYYIDYRNSRPDYLAAFWKLVNWEFANENFAK; encoded by the coding sequence ATGAGCTTTACCCTTCCCGAACTGCCGTACGCCAAGAACGCCCTGGAACCGCACATTTCCCAGGAAACCTTGGAATACCACCACGGCAAACACCACAACACCTACGTCACCAAGCTGAACGGCATGGTGCCGGGCACCGAATTCGAAGGCAAAACCCTGGAAGAGATCATCAAGACGTCTTCCGGCGGTGTGTTCAACAACGCCGCTCAAATCTGGAACCACACCTTTTACTGGCACTGCCTGAGCCCGAATGGCGGTGGCGCTCCGACCGGTGCGGTCGCCGACGCCATCAACGGCAAATGGGGTTCGTTCGAAGCCTTCCAGAAAGAATTCGACGAAAAAGCCGCCGGCAACTTCGGTTCTGGCTGGACCTGGCTGGTGAAGAACGCCGATGGCTCGGTTGAAATCGTCAACACCGACGACGCTCAAACGCCGATGACCAAAGGTCAGGTTGCACTGCTGACCGTCGACGTTTGGGAACACGCCTACTACATCGACTACCGCAACTCCCGCCCGGATTATCTGGCGGCGTTCTGGAAGTTGGTGAACTGGGAATTTGCTAATGAAAACTTCGCAAAATAA
- a CDS encoding VOC family protein: protein MYLEHANLTVPDIEAATRFLQTAFPEFRIRGGGDRTAGRWQHVGTDVTYLALQQQTEHRADPRTPYVHDGVHHLGFVVDDVESLAQRLTQAGYRENELSEQHPARIRRYFFDNAGMEWEFVQYLSDDPAQRNAY, encoded by the coding sequence ATGTATCTCGAACACGCCAATCTGACCGTACCGGACATCGAAGCGGCGACGCGTTTTCTGCAGACCGCCTTTCCTGAATTCCGTATCCGTGGTGGCGGTGATCGCACCGCTGGCCGCTGGCAGCATGTTGGGACCGATGTCACCTACCTGGCCCTGCAACAGCAAACCGAACACCGGGCGGACCCGCGCACGCCTTATGTGCACGACGGTGTTCACCACCTTGGGTTTGTCGTTGACGACGTTGAAAGCCTGGCTCAGCGACTGACGCAAGCCGGTTACCGGGAAAATGAATTGTCGGAACAGCACCCGGCGCGTATCCGACGTTACTTCTTCGACAACGCCGGAATGGAGTGGGAATTCGTTCAATACCTGAGCGACGACCCGGCCCAACGCAACGCTTATTAA
- a CDS encoding MarC family protein, with protein MSTAFLNALASYFVVIDPIGAALIFYSLTIGRPFASRLKTIVKSMSIAAGIILLFAWVGETLLTALGISMDALRIAGGILLFNTAFRMITSAPLPDKPTERTLGDISVYPLAIPLTAGPGTLTLTVLLSADAEGLLGQWLVIAAAFSVLGLVLIGALMATQIRRLVGQTGDEIIQRLLGVILAALAIQFVANGINGLF; from the coding sequence ATGAGCACTGCCTTCCTCAATGCGTTAGCGAGTTATTTTGTCGTCATCGACCCGATCGGTGCGGCGCTGATTTTTTACTCGCTGACCATTGGGCGGCCGTTCGCTTCGCGGCTGAAAACCATCGTCAAATCGATGAGCATCGCCGCGGGCATTATTTTGCTGTTTGCCTGGGTCGGTGAAACGCTGCTGACCGCGCTCGGCATCAGCATGGATGCGCTGCGCATTGCCGGTGGCATTCTGCTGTTTAACACCGCTTTCCGAATGATTACTTCAGCGCCACTGCCGGACAAACCGACCGAGCGCACACTGGGCGACATCTCGGTCTATCCGCTCGCCATTCCGCTGACCGCCGGGCCGGGCACACTGACGCTCACGGTGTTGTTATCGGCCGATGCCGAAGGTCTGCTCGGCCAATGGCTGGTGATCGCGGCGGCGTTTTCGGTGTTGGGTCTGGTGTTGATCGGTGCCTTGATGGCAACGCAAATTCGTCGCCTGGTTGGTCAGACCGGCGACGAAATTATTCAGCGTTTATTGGGAGTGATTCTGGCGGCGTTGGCGATCCAGTTCGTCGCCAACGGCATTAACGGTTTGTTCTGA